From a region of the Monodelphis domestica isolate mMonDom1 chromosome 8, mMonDom1.pri, whole genome shotgun sequence genome:
- the TSC22D1 gene encoding TSC22 domain family protein 1 isoform X7 encodes MDLVKSHLMYAVREEVEVLKEQIKELIEKNSQLEQENNLLKTLASPEQLAQFQAQLQTGSPPATSQPQGTTQPPAQPASQGSGPSA; translated from the exons ATG GATCTGGTGAAAAGCCATTTGATGTATGCCGTCAGGGAGGAAGTGGAGGTCCTCAAAGAGCAGATTAAAGAACTGATAGAGAAAAACTCCCAGCTGGAGCAGGAGAACAATCTGCTGAAGACTCTGGCCAGTCCCGAGCAACTCGCCCAGTTCCAGGCCCAGCTGCAGACTGGCTCTCCCCCCGCCACCTCGCAGCCCCAAGGCACCACACAGCCCCCTGCCCAGCCAGCGTCCCAGGGCTCAGGACCCTCGGCATAG
- the TSC22D1 gene encoding TSC22 domain family protein 1 isoform X6, which translates to MKAQWCRPVAMDLGVYQLRHFSISFLSSLLGTENASVRLDSSSSGASVVAIDNKIEQAMDLVKSHLMYAVREEVEVLKEQIKELIEKNSQLEQENNLLKTLASPEQLAQFQAQLQTGSPPATSQPQGTTQPPAQPASQGSGPSA; encoded by the exons ATGAAAGCCCAATGGTGTAGACCAGTGGCAATGGATCTAGGAGTTTATCAACTAAGACATTTCTCGATCTCTTTCTTGTCGTCCTTACTGGGCACTGAAAACGCCTCTGTGAGACTTGACAGCAG ctCCTCTGGTGCAAGTGTGGTCGCTATTGACAACAAAATCGAACAAGCTATG GATCTGGTGAAAAGCCATTTGATGTATGCCGTCAGGGAGGAAGTGGAGGTCCTCAAAGAGCAGATTAAAGAACTGATAGAGAAAAACTCCCAGCTGGAGCAGGAGAACAATCTGCTGAAGACTCTGGCCAGTCCCGAGCAACTCGCCCAGTTCCAGGCCCAGCTGCAGACTGGCTCTCCCCCCGCCACCTCGCAGCCCCAAGGCACCACACAGCCCCCTGCCCAGCCAGCGTCCCAGGGCTCAGGACCCTCGGCATAG